A stretch of Lactiplantibacillus brownii DNA encodes these proteins:
- a CDS encoding DUF4422 domain-containing protein yields the protein MKIKVLVAAHKPYEMPNDNQVYIPIFVGSKLHSQIPENYVSDGTGDNISLKNPHFNELTALYWGWKNLDCDALGLVHYRRYLTENHIPRRNLNEILTAQQIENLFQNNDIIVPKKRHYYVESNYEHYIHVHYPEPLKQARRIISQEYPAYLSAFDLVMHRKSAHMFNMFIMKRKPLNAYCTWLFDILFKLEGCIDITGYDKYETRVFGFVSEVLLDVWLEKTKYVYVEEKVLYLEGQNYLKKGFEMLQRKFNPIHD from the coding sequence ATGAAGATAAAAGTTTTAGTTGCAGCACACAAGCCATATGAAATGCCTAATGATAATCAAGTATATATTCCTATTTTTGTGGGAAGCAAACTACATTCTCAAATACCTGAAAATTATGTTTCAGATGGAACAGGTGACAATATTTCATTGAAAAATCCTCACTTTAATGAGTTAACAGCACTATATTGGGGATGGAAAAATTTGGATTGTGATGCATTAGGACTAGTACATTACCGACGTTATTTGACGGAAAATCATATTCCTAGACGAAATTTGAATGAAATTTTAACTGCTCAACAAATCGAAAACTTGTTTCAAAATAACGATATTATTGTTCCTAAAAAAAGGCATTATTATGTAGAGTCTAATTATGAGCATTATATTCATGTTCATTATCCCGAACCGTTAAAACAAGCTAGACGAATCATTAGTCAAGAATATCCTGCATATCTAAGTGCGTTTGACCTGGTAATGCACCGTAAATCTGCTCATATGTTTAATATGTTTATCATGAAACGAAAACCTTTAAATGCGTATTGCACATGGCTATTTGATATTCTTTTTAAACTTGAAGGCTGCATTGATATTACTGGTTATGATAAGTATGAAACGAGAGTATTTGGTTTTGTGAGCGAAGTCCTATTAGACGTTTGGTTAGAAAAGACGAAATATGTTTATGTAGAAGAAAAGGTCTTGTACTTGGAAGGTCAGAATTATCTAAAAAAGGGCTTTGAAATGCTTCAGCGCAAGTTCAATCCTA
- a CDS encoding O-antigen ligase family protein, which yields MTFLLVPISLLNKVLVSGVPGIMNTVPLYLFAIMFFWQVRSKKVRLEDLTVSKKAYVFFVVACLAQIVTVFRSFIITTTNSTIPVNLFSNIGNMLVTFSAIIFYYYFCDAMFTSEKAISSFLQSGIVTLIVLYMLVVIPQIITTFTPALDGWVNFVGRVFEERHPGNTLFYLNGSYATTEHRVNGFAPEASFFAAMIGIIFIPLLLSAIHNRYDVFKKRVSRYFYYALLLLTMIILMFARTTTGFLIVFLAILILLLIVHGRERLFVMIMLGFILILVIGLYIANPTFQTLVNSYLLKKQGTDNRMGGTISLFKMFLSYPILGVGSGATDYFMFKYVPISTTNNLEFYSNFLPAQSYPVQSIWGEFFAYFGVIIMIPVLIYIAKKVKIAIGLRKWLHEKNVADHQSVALYTYVIDAFLYSLIFFAVLACFSFSWTESYYLLFYSFYIVIINKLALQEKG from the coding sequence GAAGTAAAAAAGTACGGTTAGAGGATTTGACGGTTAGTAAAAAGGCATATGTTTTTTTTGTAGTTGCCTGTTTGGCACAGATAGTGACTGTATTTAGGAGTTTTATAATTACAACAACCAATAGTACGATACCTGTGAATTTGTTTTCTAATATTGGGAATATGTTGGTCACCTTTTCCGCTATTATTTTTTACTACTATTTCTGTGATGCGATGTTTACGTCTGAAAAGGCTATTAGTAGTTTTCTTCAATCGGGAATTGTAACCTTAATAGTTTTATATATGCTGGTAGTAATACCGCAAATCATTACCACGTTTACGCCTGCTTTAGATGGATGGGTTAATTTTGTTGGAAGAGTATTTGAAGAACGACATCCAGGAAACACATTATTTTATTTGAATGGTAGTTATGCGACCACGGAACATCGTGTTAATGGTTTTGCACCGGAGGCAAGCTTTTTTGCCGCAATGATTGGGATTATCTTTATTCCTTTATTGCTGTCTGCAATCCATAACCGATATGATGTTTTTAAAAAAAGAGTTAGTCGATATTTTTATTATGCATTATTACTATTGACAATGATTATTTTGATGTTTGCAAGAACAACCACTGGATTTTTGATTGTCTTTTTGGCGATTCTTATTTTACTACTTATTGTTCATGGTCGTGAAAGACTGTTTGTTATGATAATGTTAGGATTTATTCTAATCTTAGTTATTGGATTATATATAGCTAACCCAACTTTTCAAACGTTGGTTAATTCATACTTGCTAAAAAAACAAGGCACCGATAATCGAATGGGCGGAACTATTTCATTATTTAAGATGTTCCTTAGTTATCCAATCTTAGGTGTTGGTAGCGGTGCTACAGACTACTTTATGTTTAAGTACGTACCAATATCTACAACAAATAATTTAGAGTTTTATAGTAATTTCCTCCCGGCTCAGAGTTATCCAGTACAGTCAATTTGGGGAGAATTTTTTGCTTATTTTGGGGTAATAATTATGATTCCAGTTCTGATCTATATTGCCAAAAAAGTAAAAATTGCTATAGGTTTACGCAAATGGCTGCATGAAAAAAATGTAGCTGATCATCAATCAGTCGCACTATATACGTATGTGATTGATGCGTTCTTGTATTCACTTATATTTTTTGCGGTTTTAGCATGTTTTTCATTCTCATGGACGGAATCATACTATTTGTTGTTCTATTCATTTTATATCGTAATTATTAATAAGCTAGCATTGCAGGAGAAGGGATAA